A genomic segment from Nicotiana sylvestris chromosome 1, ASM39365v2, whole genome shotgun sequence encodes:
- the LOC104230355 gene encoding uncharacterized protein — protein MEMEMEMEMASERGASVAQLIQALDQATLMAKQLPTISDSSQLLQIYSSLHSAHHHLSLFLSLSHHPPPQQPHLLPTPPPPPVPENSVSSAVGGGDENDTDEPMQVGDEEVDDVNETEQNSLDRVEERMRDCFIQNKRPKRPLSPASAATEQQRRSYHNDGGLPALEFDPHGTRLRSLDLIYQFHS, from the coding sequence ATGGAGATGGAGATGGAGATGGAGATGGCGTCAGAGAGAGGCGCTTCCGTAGCACAGCTAATACAAGCACTGGACCAAGCAACCCTAATGGCTAAACAACTCCCCACCATCTCTGATTCTTCCCAACTCCTCCAAATCTACTCTTCCCTTCACTCTGCTCACCACCACCTTTCCCTTTTCCTATCCCTATCCCACCACCCACCCCCTCAACAACCCCATCTCCTCCCTACACCACCACCACCTCCCGTGCCTGAAAACTCTGTCTCCTCCGCCGTAGGCGGTGGTGATGAGAATGATACTGATGAACCTATGCAAGTGGGGGATGAGGAGGTTGATGATGTGAATGAAACAGAGCAGAATTCTCTTGATAGAGTTGAGGAGAGGATGAGGGATTGTTTCATTCAGAATAAGAGACCCAAAAGACCCCTTTCGCCGGCGTCAGCTGCGACTGAGCAGCAGCGGCGGAGCTACCACAATGACGGCGGCCTCCCTGCTCTGGAATTTGATCCTCATGGGACTAGGTTGAGGTCCTTGGACCTTATTTATCAGTTTCATTCTTGA
- the LOC104230356 gene encoding protein-ribulosamine 3-kinase, chloroplastic isoform X1 — MVVAHLGAISFSSSCIPTSVSCPRLRHSSMNKNKPLIVAAMSDDPIREWILSEGKATQIRGISPIGGGCINRATRYDTDAGSFFVKTNRSIGPSMFEGESLGLNAMYQTGSIRVPKPYKVGSLPTGGSYIIMEFIEFGASRGNQSALGRKLAEMHKAAKSEKGFGFHVENTIGSTPQINTWTADWIEFYAEHRLGYQLKLAREQYGDSTIYERGQRLAKNLGPLFRNVVIEPCLLHGDLWSGNITYDKNGEPVILDPACYYGHNEAEFGMSWCAGFGGDFYKAYFQVMPEQPGFEQRRDLYMLYHYLNHYNLFGSGYRSSAMSIIDDYLRLLNV; from the exons ATGGTGGTGGCGCACTTGGGTGCTATTTCCTTTTCCTCCTCCTGCATCCCTACTTCTGTATCTTGCCCTCGTCTCAGACACTCCTCCATGAACAAGAATAAACCTCTAATTG TGGCTGCAATGAGTGATGATCCAATTCGTGAATGGATCCTTTCAGAAGGAAAGGCAACACAGATCAGAGGAATCAGTCCTATTGGTGGTGGGTGCATAAATCGTGCAACACGTTATGATACTGATGCTGGTTCCTTTTTTGTTAAAACAAACAG GAGTATTGGACCATCAATGTTTGAGGGAGAGTCATTGGGTTTAAATGCTATGTACCAAACAGGGTCAATCCgtgtaccaaaaccatataaa GTTGGATCTCTGCCGACAGGCGGCTCATACATCATAATGGAATTTATTGAGTTTGGTGCATCTAGAGGCAATCAG TCTGCATTAGGAAGGAAGCTTGCTGAAATGCATAAAGCAGCAAAGTCTGAGAAGGGTTTTGGCTTTCACGTTGAGAATACTATTGGCAG CACTCCGCAGATAAACACCTGGACGGCAGATTGGATCGAATTTTATGCAGAGCACAGATTGGGATACCAGCTGAAGTTGGCGCGTGAACAGTATGGGGATTCAACCATTTATGAGAGAG GACAAAGGCTAGCAAAGAACCTGGGACCTTTATTCAGAAATGTTGTGATAGAGCCATGCTTGTTGCACGGAGACCTGTGGAGTGGGAATATCACATATGACAAGAATGGTGAACCTGTGATTCTTGACCCTGCATGTTATT ATGGACATAATGAAGCAGAATTTGGAATGTCATGGTGTGCCGGATTTGGAGGAGATTTTTACAAGGCTTATTTTCAG GTGATGCCTGAACAACCCGGTTTTGAACAAAGGAGAGATTTGTACATGCTGTATCATTACCTCAATCATTATAACTTGTTTGGTTCTGGTTATCGGTCTTCTGCAATGTCCATAATTGATGACTATCTACGGTTGCTCAATGTCTAG
- the LOC104230356 gene encoding protein-ribulosamine 3-kinase, chloroplastic isoform X2, giving the protein MSDDPIREWILSEGKATQIRGISPIGGGCINRATRYDTDAGSFFVKTNRSIGPSMFEGESLGLNAMYQTGSIRVPKPYKVGSLPTGGSYIIMEFIEFGASRGNQSALGRKLAEMHKAAKSEKGFGFHVENTIGSTPQINTWTADWIEFYAEHRLGYQLKLAREQYGDSTIYERGQRLAKNLGPLFRNVVIEPCLLHGDLWSGNITYDKNGEPVILDPACYYGHNEAEFGMSWCAGFGGDFYKAYFQVMPEQPGFEQRRDLYMLYHYLNHYNLFGSGYRSSAMSIIDDYLRLLNV; this is encoded by the exons ATGAGTGATGATCCAATTCGTGAATGGATCCTTTCAGAAGGAAAGGCAACACAGATCAGAGGAATCAGTCCTATTGGTGGTGGGTGCATAAATCGTGCAACACGTTATGATACTGATGCTGGTTCCTTTTTTGTTAAAACAAACAG GAGTATTGGACCATCAATGTTTGAGGGAGAGTCATTGGGTTTAAATGCTATGTACCAAACAGGGTCAATCCgtgtaccaaaaccatataaa GTTGGATCTCTGCCGACAGGCGGCTCATACATCATAATGGAATTTATTGAGTTTGGTGCATCTAGAGGCAATCAG TCTGCATTAGGAAGGAAGCTTGCTGAAATGCATAAAGCAGCAAAGTCTGAGAAGGGTTTTGGCTTTCACGTTGAGAATACTATTGGCAG CACTCCGCAGATAAACACCTGGACGGCAGATTGGATCGAATTTTATGCAGAGCACAGATTGGGATACCAGCTGAAGTTGGCGCGTGAACAGTATGGGGATTCAACCATTTATGAGAGAG GACAAAGGCTAGCAAAGAACCTGGGACCTTTATTCAGAAATGTTGTGATAGAGCCATGCTTGTTGCACGGAGACCTGTGGAGTGGGAATATCACATATGACAAGAATGGTGAACCTGTGATTCTTGACCCTGCATGTTATT ATGGACATAATGAAGCAGAATTTGGAATGTCATGGTGTGCCGGATTTGGAGGAGATTTTTACAAGGCTTATTTTCAG GTGATGCCTGAACAACCCGGTTTTGAACAAAGGAGAGATTTGTACATGCTGTATCATTACCTCAATCATTATAACTTGTTTGGTTCTGGTTATCGGTCTTCTGCAATGTCCATAATTGATGACTATCTACGGTTGCTCAATGTCTAG
- the LOC104230359 gene encoding uncharacterized protein — protein MANQVIIGALFQEGTSQVRPPYFNGQHFSHWKRVIKKGNYPLPASTPPLANPEDIDSYSKEQLEVVQVKNKARNFLHNTISGEEYEKISSCDTAKEMWDKLEVTYEGTIKVKETHINMLVHDYELFSMKEG, from the exons atggcaaATCAGGTTATCATAGGAGCTCTTTTTCAggaaggaacttcacaagttagaCCACCATACTTCAATGGACAACATTTCTCTCACTGGAAA AGAGTTATCAAAAAGGGAAACTATCCCCTACCAGCTAGCACTCCACCACTTGCTAACCCTGAAGATATAGATTCATACTCAAAGGAGCAACTGGAAGTAGTACAAGTGAAGAACAAGGCGAGAAATTTTCTTCATAACACTATAAGTGGTGAAGAATACGAGAAAATATCAAGTTGTGACACAGCCAAAGAGATGTGGGACAAACTTGAGGTCACCTATGAGGGAACCATCAAAGTAAAGGAAACACATATCAACATGCTGGTTCATGATTATGAACTTTTCTCAATGAAAGAAGGATAA
- the LOC104230357 gene encoding RING-H2 finger protein ATL67-like: protein MFGSGMNLITTIIGFGMSATFIVFVCTRLICGRISRRQSRQMFEIESGIDLEMPEHRINGLDSVVVAAIPTMKFHREAFTSSEDTQCSICLSEYQENEVLRIMPKCGHSFHLSCIDIWLRKQSTCPVCRLSVPESIENKQRRPPMLVRDQNSDSSEISVEHSRQWLLPIAEQSQGTVSNSNEAVSVSINPASAVSAEAATRS from the exons ATGTTTGGGTCTGGAATGAATTTGATAACCACAATAATTGGTTTTGGGATGAGTGCAACTTTTATTGTGTTTGTGTGTACTAGACTGATTTGTGGGAGGATAAGCAGGAGACAATCAAGGCAAATGTTTGAGATTGAATCAGGGATTGATCTTGAAATG CCAGAGCATCGAATTAACGGGCTTGACTCAGTTGTGGTTGCGGCAATTCCCACCATGAAATTTCACCGCGAGGCTTTCACCTCCTCAGAAGATACACA GTGCAGTATATGCTTATCGGAGTACCAGGAGAACGAAGTTCTGAGAATTATGCCCAAATGTGGCCATAGTTTTCATCTTTCATGCATTGATATATGGCTAAGAAAACAGTCTACCTGTCCAGTTTGCCGACTTTCTGTGCCTGAATCTATTGAAAACAAACAAAGGCGTCCTCCAATGCTCGTCAGGGATCAAAACTCTGATAGTTCTGAGATTTCAGTTGAGCATTCAAGGCAATGGCTGCTACCTATTGCTGAACAGTCACAGGGTACTGTAAGTAACAGCAACGAAGCTGTTTCTGTGTCAATAAACCCTGCATCTGCAGTCTCTGCGGAAGCAGCAACAAGGTCATGA